A genomic window from Populus alba chromosome 19, ASM523922v2, whole genome shotgun sequence includes:
- the LOC118052598 gene encoding uncharacterized protein, which produces MIIPKPFSSKTLLSLTTKPLSSSQFLYSIFISHFSTSSLTPRHSHSHFHSESKSVRVSVWWDFENCHLPSGVNVYRVSQAITAAVRGNGIKGPIQITAFGDVLQLSRANQEALSSTGINLAHIPNGGKNSADRSLLIDLMCWVSQNPPPAHLFLISGDRDFANVLHRLRMNNYNILLATKDTAPSVLCSAASIMWLWNSLVKGENLSGRHFNQPPDGPYASWYGYYKGPLEDPFSVVEQPICSKVEDMPEASSEPAVRPIPKAVMKKIGHILSSCPEGMSITDLRIELMKSKVSVDKDLYGYKKFSRFLLSMPHILKLKDNGDGQFNVRGVTVKVPEPFQPSLCKSTPTAIDNGSQPITRSSKSNSEEIFVSGPVDGKLSLPSSPKLNLETPPTKVQQPSSLNENAVRMHIQQLPKQMEQLQQAQPPKQIEQPPAVAEKVEMVNAKVIKDHLPAVKEPVSASEMGFFRKFWRRLFGGKDDDSMLESDNAQVESPGDSLVKKNEYTLEQCDPSGESPQEKVEKKIVKTPTQGDDLVHPIVEPTSENKTAIRSELHGEMPKTSPGLFNWILNWCKLQGNSSDTSNDQPTEIPEQINSYAGKTEVFSEHSFWREMKSFIYTKKGSLLISQSRTREQIARNLLKEGPLVLRSHNESDGLQLVDMIISEKKWVEEFPSEAFPFKLTQFAAQSTVGDSPASNGLSSMFLSSLSQSTLQRQPGHEGDKKIQNISHTGVSSPVSDEKPSARSRSEILGDCQKLVKEILKEFPGGYNMGSFRKLFLERYGYNLNAKKLGYPKLASLLQIMPGVEIESNYIIPSNEMAKRSRAGRTVLNSNYPRSASSDSELSDASKKDDESDSTWEELGPVDNSIYGKEANESVSRMKGIGGSVKQPFPDYEYPLSDDEFSDSEKESGKVTRPGGKAKPAFEDVNSALLQMLDSWYSSNEGDIKNKPENPKSMLDSSTNSFQSSDSSVADLVENKNEVVVDSILSSLKKSKKHRMGA; this is translated from the exons atgaTCATACCAAAGCCCTTTTCTTCAAAAACCCTCCTTTCACTCACTACAAAACCCCTCTCTTCTTCACaatttttatattctattttcATCTCTCACTTCTCAACGTCATCACTAACACCTCGCCACTCTCACTCTCATTTTCATTCAGAATCGAAAAGTGTTAGGGTTTCAGTGTGGTGGGATTTTGAGAATTGCCATTTGCCAAGTGGGGTTAATGTCTATAGAGTTTCTCAAGCTATTACTGCAGCTGTTAGGGGTAATGGGATTAAAGGGCCTATTCAAATTACAGCTTTTGGTGATGTTTTGCAACTTTCAAGAGCTAATCAGGAAGCACTTTCTTCAACTGGGATCAACTTGGCTCACATTCCTAatg GTGGAAAGAACAGTGCTGACAGGTCTCTTCTCATTGATCTTATGTGTTGGGTTTCCCAAAATCCACCACCTGCCCATCTTTTTTTGATTTCTGGTGATAGGGACTTTGCAAATGTTCTACACCGGTTGAGGATGAACAACTACAATATATTGCTTGCTACCAAAGATACTGCCCCAAGTGTTCTCTGCAGTGCTGCGAGCATCATGTGGCTGTGGAATTCTTTGGTCAAAGGGGAAAACCTATCTGGAAGGCATTTTAACCAACCCCCTGATGGCCCCTATGCCTCTTGGTATGGCTATTATAAGGGGCCTCTGGAAGACCCCTTCTCTGTTGTTGAGCAACCAATATGCTCAAAGGTCGAGGACATGCCTGAGGCTAGTTCAGAGCCTGCAGTCCGTCCAATTCCAAAAGCAGTTATGAAGAAAATTGGTCACATTTTGAGTTCATGTCCTGAAGGAATGTCAATTACTGACCTTCGAATAGAGTTGATGAAAAGTAAGGTGTCTGTCGATAAAGACTTGTATGGGTATAAAAAGTTTTCCCGCTTCCTTTTATCCATGCCACATATATTGAAGCTCAAGGACAATGGTGATGGTCAGTTTAATGTACGTGGTGTCACTGTAAAAGTTCCCGAACCATTTCAGCCCAGTCTATGCAAGTCTACACCTACTGCTATTGACAATGGAAGTCAACCCATTACCAGGTCTTCAAAGTCAAATAGTGAGGAAATTTTTGTTTCTGGACCTGTGGATGGGAAGTTGTCATTGCCTTCATCTCCTAAACTAAATTTGGAAACACCGCCAACAAAAGTGCAGCAACCCTCTTCTCTTAATGAGAATGCTGTCAGAATGCATATTCAACAACTTCCAAAACAAATGGAACAGCTCCAACAGGCCCAGCCTCCAAAACAAATTGAACAGCCCCCTGCGGTTGCTGAAAAGGTTGAAATGGTTAATGCCAAGGTAATCAAGGATCATCTGCCTGCTGTGAAAGAACCAGTTTCTGCATCTGAAATGGGTTTTTTTAGGAAATTCTGGAGAAGATTGTTTGGTGGCAAGGATGATGATTCAATGTTGGAAAGTGATAATGCTCAAGTGGAATCTCCTGGTGATAGCTTGGTGAAGAAAAATGAGTACACTTTGGAACAATGTGATCCTTCTGGTGAGAGCCCTCAAGAGAAAGTTGAGAAGAAAATTGTAAAAACTCCAACTCAGGGTGATGATTTAGTGCATCCCATTGTGGAACCAACTTCGGAGAATAAAACTGCTATACGTTCTGAACTACATGGTGAAATGCCAAAAACAAGTCCAGGTTTATTTAACTGGATTTTGAATTGGTGTAAATTGCAGGGGAATAGTTCAGATACATCAAATGATCAACCCACCGAGATACCTGAGCAGATAAACAGTTATGCAGGAAAAACTGAGGTTTTTTCTGAGCATTCTTTTTGGAGAGAGATGAAATCTTTTATTTACACGAAGAAGGGATCCCTCCTTATCTCACAATCAAGGACCAG GGAACAGATAGCACGAAATCTGCTGAAGGAAGGACCTTTGGTTCTTAGATCTCACAATGAAAGCGATGGCCTTCAACTGGTGGACATGATAATATCAGAGAAGAAATGGGTGGAAGAATTTCCATCTGAAGCTTTCCCTTTCAAGCTCACTCAGTTTGCTGCACAGAGTACGGTGGGTGATTCTCCTGCTTCAAATGGACTGAGTTCTATGTTTTTGAGCTCCCTATCACAGTCTACCCTGCAGAGACAGCCAGGACATGAAGGGGATAAAAAGATTCAGAACATTTCTCACACTGGAGTGTCCTCACCTGTCTCTGATGAAAAGCCTTCTGCAAGGTCTAGAAGTGAGATATTAGGTGACTGTCAAAAGCTTGTGAAAGAGATATTGAAGGAATTTCCAGGAGGATATAATATGGGCAGCTTTAGAAAGCTGTTCCTAGAGAGGTATGGCTATAACCTCAATGCCAAAAAGCTCGGTTACCCAAAGTTGGCATCCTTGCTTCAGATAATGCCTGGGGTAGAAATAGAATCCAATTATATTATTCCTAGCAATGAAATGGCTAAGCGATCAAGAGCGGGTAGAACTGTTCTTAATAGTAACTATCCTAGATCAGCCAGTTCAGACAGTGAATTATCGGATGCATCAAAGAAGGATGATGAATCGGACTCTACATGGGAAGAACTTGGTCCTGTTGACAATTCTATTTATGGCAAAGAGGCAAACGAATCAGTGTCAAGGATGAAAGGAATAGGTGGAAGTGTGAAGCAACCATTCCCTGATTATGAATATCCTCTCTCAGATGATGAATTTTCAGATTCAGAAAAGGAGTCTGGGAAGGTAACTAGGCCTGGAGGGAAAGCAAAGCCTGCATTTGAAGACGTAAACAGCGCATTACTGCAAATGCTTGATTCATGGTATAGCAGTAATGAAGGTGATATTAAGAACAAGCCAGAAAATCCGAAAAGCATGCTTGATTCGTCCACAAACAGTTTCCAGTCATCTGATTCTTCTGTGGCCGATCTGGTTGAGAATAAAAATGAAGTGGTTGTTGACAGCATATTAAGTAGTTTGAAGAAATCAAAGAAGCATAGGATGGGAGCTTGA
- the LOC118052580 gene encoding legumin B — protein MGSCSLLSLTLCFLVLFNCCFAQIEQVSSRHGRQQQGQRRSQHSECQIDRINALEPARKIRSEAGVTEIWDENDEQFQCAGVVVIRHTINNRGLLLPAYSNAPKLIFVEQGRGIHGAVFPGCPETFQSSGNSSQDRRESSEDQHQKVRQVREGDVVALPSGVADWFYNNGDSPLVLVQLLDTSNPANQLDQDFREFFLAGNPRQESQSQRSSYQRGQYEGQHGRRYEDESRREQQERSRNVFSGFNEQILAEAFNIDTKLARRMQNENDNRGIIVRTQHELHVISPRQSQEEEERQQESRRSTRRRHEDNGVEETFCTARLKININDPEDADVFNPRAGRLTTVNSLNLPILRHVQLSAERGVLYQNALMSPYWNINAHSIMYITGGNGRIQIVGDNGQAVFDGQVRKGQVVTAPQNFAVVMKAGSQGLEWVSFKTNDNAQISQLAGRVSTIRALPEEVVANSFQISREDARRLKNNRDEVGVLSASRQSQYGKGLRLHL, from the exons ATGGGTTCTTGTTCTTTGTTATCTCTTACTCTTTGCTTTCTTGTTCTCTTCAATTGTTGCTTTGCACAAATAGAGCAAGTATCCTCACGACATGGCCGGCAACAGCAGGGGCAACGACGCTCTCAACATAGCGAATGTCAAATTGATAGGATCAATGCCCTCGAGCCTGCTCGAAAGATCAGATCAGAGGCTGGTGTCACTGAGATTTGGGACGAGAATGATGAGCAGTTTCAGTGCGCTGGAGTTGTAGTTATCCGTCATACCATTAACAACCGAGGCCTCTTGTTGCCTGCGTACTCCAATGCACCTAAGCTCATCTTTGTAGAACAAG GTAGGGGCATTCACGGAGCTGTATTTCCTGGCTGTCCAGAGACGTTCCAATCATCAGGAAATTCTTCTCAAGATCGAAGAGAAAGCTCCGAAGACCAGCACCAGAAGGTTCGACAAGTAAGAGAGGGTGATGTAGTTGCATTGCCTTCGGGAGTTGCTGATTGGTTTTATAACAATGGTGATTCACCTCTCGTTCTTGTTCAACTTCTCGACACAAGCAATCCTGCCAACCAGCTTGATCAGGATTTCAGG gAATTTTTCCTGGCTGGAAACCCACGACAAGAATCACAAAGCCAAAGAAGCTCATACCAGAGAGGCCAATATGAAGGTCAACATGGACGCCGATATGAAGACGAAAGTCGGAGAGAACAGCAAGAAAGATCTCGCAATGTCTTCAGCGGTTTCAACGAGCAAATCCTTGCAGAAGCTTTCAACATTGACACCAAACTAGCAAGAAGGATGCAGAACGAAAATGATAACAGAGGAATCATTGTCCGAACTCAGCATGAACTTCATGTGATCAGTCCACGACAGAGtcaagaggaggaagaaagaCAACAAGAATCCCGAAGGAGCACACGTCGTCGTCATGAGGACAACGGTGTGGAGGAAACTTTCTGCACAGCCAGGTTGAAGATCAACATAAATGATCCAGAAGATGCTGATGTGTTTAATCCACGTGCCGGACGCCTCACTACTGTCAACAGCCTCAATCTCCCCATCCTTCGACATGTCCAGCTTAGCGCTGAGAGAGGTGTCCTTTACCAA AATGCTTTGATGTCACCATATTGGAACATCAATGCCCACAGCATAATGTACATCACAGGAGGAAATGGAAGGATTCAGATTGTTGGAGACAATGGACAGGCAGTATTTGATGGACAAGTTCGCAAGGGTCAAGTAGTAACAGCACCACAAAACTTTGCAGTGGTGATGAAGGCTGGAAGCCAAGGGCTCGAGTGGGTATCATTCAAGACTAATGACAATGCACAAATCAGTCAATTGGCAGGACGAGTCTCTACCATCCGGGCCTTGCCTGAAGAAGTGGTAGCAAACTCATTCCAGATCTCAAGGGAAGATGCCAGGAGGCTTAAGAACAACAGGGATGAAGTTGGTGTTCTTAGTGCGTCCCGTCAATCACAATATGGAAAGGGATTAAGATTGCATCTATGA
- the LOC118052587 gene encoding WAT1-related protein At5g64700 isoform X1, which produces MGEKKPYLAVLLVQSIYGGMFMLSKAAFNGGMNNYVFVFYRQAAATLFLAPFAFYFEWKNRPTLSFVTFCKIFFLSLFGISLCLDIFGIGIVYASATLAAAISNCLPVVTFFLALLLRMEVLKLRSVSGIAKIVGIIACIAGAITLALYKGPHFNLLCPHHLFESHNSHGIVSHAPSSQTRIKGCFLLFVSNILWGLWLVLQGRVLKDYPSKLLLITLQCFLSTIQLFAIAIGFERDPREWELGWNVRLLAVAYCGIVVTGVTFYLQAWIIEKKGPVFLAMSTPVNLVFTMFFSAILLCEIITLGSVLGGLMLVAGLYSVLWGKSKEEKMNDAKCLKAEVDKERSELKQVVPVEINKGPSLV; this is translated from the exons atgGGTGAAAAGAAGCCTTATTTGGCTGTGCTTTTAGTGCAATCAATCTACGGTGGTATGTTCATGCTATCCAAGGCTGCTTTCAATGGTGGTATGAACAACTATGTGTTCGTCTTCTATAGACAGGCAGCAGCAACTCTTTTCTTAGCCCCTTTTGCTTTCTATTTCGAATG GAAAAATAGACCAACCCTGTCGTTCGTGACCTTCTGCAAaattttcttcctctctctaTTTGG GATTAGTTTGTGCTTGGATATATTTGGTATCGGCATCGTCTATGCATCTGCAACTTTGGCTGCTGCAATTTCAAACTGCCTTCCTGTCGTCACTTTCTTCTTGGCACTTCTACTCAG AATGGAGGTGTTGAAATTGAGGTCAGTCTCAGGGATTGCGAAGATTGTTGGGATAATAGCATGTATTGCTGGTGCAATAACCCTTGCCTTATACAAGGGTCCTCACTTTAATCTTTTGTGTCCTCATCACCTCTTTGAGAGCCATAACAGCCATGGAATTGTAAGTCATGCTCCTTCTAGCCAAACCAGGATAAAGGGTTGCTTCCTCTTGTTCGTGTCCAACATCTTATGGGGCTTGTGGCTCGTGTTGCAG GGACGGGTTCTGAAAGATTACCCATCAAAGCTTCTACTCATAACTCTTCAGTGCTTTCTAAGCACAATTCAATTATTTGCCATTGCCATTGGCTTTGAAAGAGATCCTCGTGAGTGGGAGCTGGGCTGGAATGTTAGACTTCTTGCTGTGGCTTACTGT GGAATTGTGGTGACTGGTGTTACTTTCTACTTGCAAGCATGGATTATAGAGAAGAAAGGGCCAGTGTTTTTAGCCATGTCTACACCAGTCAATTTGGTCTTTACAATGTTCTTTTCTGCTATTCTACTATGCGAGATCATCACTTTGGGAAG TGTTTTGGGTGGGCTCATGTTGGTCGCAGGTCTTTATAGTGTTTTATGGGGAAAAagcaaagaagagaaaatgaatGATGCGAAGTGTTTAAAAGCTGAAGTTGACAAAGAACGCTCAGAGCTGAAACAAGTAGTGCCAGTGGAAATCAATAAGGGCCCGTCTTTAGTTTAA
- the LOC118052587 gene encoding WAT1-related protein At5g64700 isoform X2, which produces MGEKKPYLAVLLVQSIYGGMFMLSKAAFNGGMNNYVFVFYRQAAATLFLAPFAFYFEWKNRPTLSFVTFCKIFFLSLFGISLCLDIFGIGIVYASATLAAAISNCLPVVTFFLALLLRMEVLKLRSVSGIAKIVGIIACIAGAITLALYKGPHFNLLCPHHLFESHNSHGIVSHAPSSQTRIKGCFLLFVSNILWGLWLVLQGRVLKDYPSKLLLITLQCFLSTIQLFAIAIGFERDPREWELGWNVRLLAVAYCGIVVTGVTFYLQAWIIEKKGPVFLAMSTPVNLVFTMFFSAILLCEIITLGRSL; this is translated from the exons atgGGTGAAAAGAAGCCTTATTTGGCTGTGCTTTTAGTGCAATCAATCTACGGTGGTATGTTCATGCTATCCAAGGCTGCTTTCAATGGTGGTATGAACAACTATGTGTTCGTCTTCTATAGACAGGCAGCAGCAACTCTTTTCTTAGCCCCTTTTGCTTTCTATTTCGAATG GAAAAATAGACCAACCCTGTCGTTCGTGACCTTCTGCAAaattttcttcctctctctaTTTGG GATTAGTTTGTGCTTGGATATATTTGGTATCGGCATCGTCTATGCATCTGCAACTTTGGCTGCTGCAATTTCAAACTGCCTTCCTGTCGTCACTTTCTTCTTGGCACTTCTACTCAG AATGGAGGTGTTGAAATTGAGGTCAGTCTCAGGGATTGCGAAGATTGTTGGGATAATAGCATGTATTGCTGGTGCAATAACCCTTGCCTTATACAAGGGTCCTCACTTTAATCTTTTGTGTCCTCATCACCTCTTTGAGAGCCATAACAGCCATGGAATTGTAAGTCATGCTCCTTCTAGCCAAACCAGGATAAAGGGTTGCTTCCTCTTGTTCGTGTCCAACATCTTATGGGGCTTGTGGCTCGTGTTGCAG GGACGGGTTCTGAAAGATTACCCATCAAAGCTTCTACTCATAACTCTTCAGTGCTTTCTAAGCACAATTCAATTATTTGCCATTGCCATTGGCTTTGAAAGAGATCCTCGTGAGTGGGAGCTGGGCTGGAATGTTAGACTTCTTGCTGTGGCTTACTGT GGAATTGTGGTGACTGGTGTTACTTTCTACTTGCAAGCATGGATTATAGAGAAGAAAGGGCCAGTGTTTTTAGCCATGTCTACACCAGTCAATTTGGTCTTTACAATGTTCTTTTCTGCTATTCTACTATGCGAGATCATCACTTTGGGAAG GTCTTTATAG